The proteins below are encoded in one region of Alphaproteobacteria bacterium:
- a CDS encoding zinc-binding dehydrogenase — MRAVVLTGHGGLDKLEFHESWPVPSAGPGEVLIEVGACGMNNTDINTRTGWYASSVEVGTTAEGGVAGFDKADDDSGDWGGAGINFPRIQGADVCGRVVALGDGVAGDLMGKRVLIDTWLRDWSDPRNLEATGYFGSECDGGFAEYTTAPSRNVHPIDSQHSDAELATFATSYVTAENMLHMSGVDAGETVLIPGASGGVGSALIQLVRRRGARPIAMCSESKADDVRAIGAEAVLPRTPDDLGRDLKSAMGSSQVDVVADVVGGPLWPQIIGVLRRAGRYVCSGAIAGPIVKFDLRPFYLNNLTFLGATIVPPDLFARLVGYIERGEIKPLLARTWPLEDLQAAQEAFLAKKHVGNFAVLPKPDR, encoded by the coding sequence ATGCGTGCGGTGGTCTTGACCGGCCACGGCGGACTCGACAAGCTCGAATTCCACGAAAGCTGGCCTGTGCCGTCTGCCGGTCCGGGGGAAGTCCTTATCGAAGTCGGTGCCTGCGGGATGAACAACACCGATATCAATACCCGCACGGGCTGGTACGCCAGCTCGGTCGAGGTTGGCACGACGGCCGAAGGTGGCGTCGCCGGGTTCGATAAGGCGGATGACGACAGCGGCGACTGGGGCGGTGCTGGTATCAACTTCCCCCGCATCCAGGGCGCCGATGTTTGCGGTCGCGTGGTGGCGCTCGGTGATGGCGTGGCGGGTGACCTCATGGGCAAGCGTGTCCTGATCGACACGTGGTTGCGCGACTGGAGCGACCCGCGCAATCTGGAAGCCACCGGCTATTTTGGATCCGAATGCGATGGTGGCTTCGCCGAGTACACGACGGCACCGTCACGGAATGTGCACCCGATCGATAGCCAACATTCGGACGCCGAGCTGGCGACCTTTGCGACATCCTATGTCACGGCCGAAAACATGCTGCATATGAGCGGCGTCGATGCCGGCGAAACGGTTCTTATCCCGGGAGCATCGGGCGGCGTCGGATCGGCACTGATTCAGCTGGTGCGCCGCCGCGGAGCACGGCCTATCGCGATGTGCAGCGAAAGCAAGGCGGACGACGTGCGCGCCATCGGCGCCGAGGCGGTTCTACCGCGAACGCCGGACGATCTGGGTCGTGATCTGAAGTCCGCGATGGGCAGCAGTCAGGTCGACGTGGTCGCGGATGTTGTGGGCGGTCCACTGTGGCCGCAGATTATCGGAGTCCTGCGCCGCGCCGGCCGCTATGTGTGCTCTGGAGCCATAGCCGGCCCGATCGTCAAATTCGATCTTCGGCCGTTCTACCTCAACAACCTGACATTCTTGGGTGCGACCATCGTTCCGCCGGATCTATTCGCGCGTCTCGTCGGCTATATCGAACGCGGCGAAATCAAGCCGCTGCTAGCCCGGACATGGCCTTTGGAAGATTTGCAAGCGGCGCAGGAGGCATTTCTGGCCAAAAAGCATGTGGGCAATTTCGCCGTTCTGCCCAAGCCGGACCGATGA
- a CDS encoding 4-carboxymuconolactone decarboxylase yields MDKQLFEKGLAKRKQVLGTEYVDNMLAQADEFSLPFQEMLTEFCWGGCWGDDRIDDKTRSMMNLTMIAALNRMHEWELHFKGAIKNGVTKDELQAIIHVIAIYCGVPVGVECMRIAKRAFAELEAA; encoded by the coding sequence ATGGACAAGCAACTCTTCGAAAAGGGCCTAGCCAAGCGAAAACAGGTCCTTGGGACGGAATATGTCGACAACATGTTGGCCCAGGCCGACGAATTCAGCCTCCCGTTCCAGGAGATGTTGACCGAGTTTTGCTGGGGTGGATGTTGGGGCGACGATCGGATCGACGATAAGACCCGTTCGATGATGAACCTGACCATGATTGCAGCCCTCAACCGGATGCATGAATGGGAGCTGCATTTCAAGGGCGCAATAAAAAATGGCGTCACGAAAGATGAGCTGCAAGCGATCATTCATGTCATCGCGATCTATTGCGGCGTTCCGGTCGGTGTCGAATGCATGCGGATCGCGAAACGGGCTTTCGCCGAACTGGAGGCGGCTTAG
- a CDS encoding aspartate aminotransferase family protein: MTTTSLSPVPALAHSQTDYYEIAERTLPGAGLGGYSLPEEVRFVIERGEGSRVQSVDGRWYIDYVGGAGANILGHAHPAVTAAVQAQVANGIHFFGTLSNIAITLSEKLVATIPCAEKIAFTTTGSEATAYALRLARAYTGRDMVLKFEGAYHGNHDYASFSQFPKSAANYPQATASSGGVPSALQDTMLVAPYNDLDVVEGIAKTHKDDLAAIIVEPIQRIIFPEPGFLEGLRRIADENRILLIFDEVVTGFRLALGGAQEHFGVQPDLAAYGKIVGGGGPLGCVAGPAEILDHTSPRNMDKPDYAYINGTLHGNPVAAAAGLATIEELERPGLHKDLADKTERYKTALQEVLNRHRVPALVAGSNSFWQILFMERPPANQIDILNSDRARMVALDTELLRRGIYVLPGVRRFLAVVNTDEDLAETVSALDESCAAIA, from the coding sequence ATGACCACTACTTCCCTCTCCCCTGTCCCCGCGCTCGCTCATTCGCAGACGGACTATTACGAAATCGCCGAGCGCACCTTGCCCGGCGCCGGTCTCGGCGGCTATTCCCTACCCGAAGAGGTACGATTCGTCATCGAGCGTGGTGAGGGTTCGCGGGTCCAATCCGTCGATGGACGCTGGTACATCGATTATGTCGGTGGCGCCGGCGCCAATATTTTGGGGCACGCTCATCCGGCGGTGACGGCGGCTGTTCAAGCGCAGGTGGCGAATGGCATTCATTTTTTCGGAACGCTTTCCAATATCGCGATTACCCTGTCCGAAAAACTGGTTGCCACCATCCCCTGCGCCGAAAAGATCGCCTTTACGACGACGGGGTCCGAGGCGACGGCTTATGCGTTGCGTCTTGCACGGGCCTATACGGGGCGGGACATGGTTCTGAAATTCGAGGGCGCCTACCACGGTAATCACGATTACGCCTCGTTCAGCCAGTTTCCGAAGTCGGCCGCCAACTATCCCCAGGCGACGGCAAGCTCCGGAGGTGTGCCGTCGGCGCTTCAGGACACCATGCTGGTCGCACCCTACAACGATCTCGACGTGGTCGAGGGAATCGCTAAGACGCACAAGGACGATCTGGCTGCGATCATCGTCGAGCCCATACAGCGGATCATCTTCCCCGAGCCGGGTTTCTTGGAAGGGTTGCGCCGGATCGCCGACGAAAATCGTATTCTTCTCATCTTTGACGAGGTGGTGACCGGTTTTCGCCTTGCCCTCGGCGGCGCCCAGGAACACTTCGGAGTCCAGCCCGACCTCGCAGCTTATGGCAAGATCGTTGGCGGTGGCGGCCCGCTGGGATGCGTCGCCGGACCGGCCGAAATCCTCGACCACACGAGTCCTCGCAATATGGACAAGCCCGATTACGCCTATATCAACGGCACGTTGCACGGCAATCCGGTCGCCGCAGCGGCCGGTCTGGCAACGATCGAAGAATTGGAACGGCCGGGATTGCACAAGGATCTCGCCGACAAGACCGAGAGGTACAAGACGGCACTCCAGGAGGTTCTCAACCGTCATCGCGTTCCCGCGCTGGTAGCCGGGTCAAATTCGTTTTGGCAGATCCTGTTCATGGAACGGCCACCGGCCAATCAGATCGACATCCTCAACAGCGACCGCGCGCGGATGGTCGCCCTCGATACCGAATTGCTGCGACGCGGGATCTACGTGCTGCCCGGGGTCCGTCGCTTTCTCGCCGTCGTCAATACGGATGAGGATTTGGCTGAAACCGTCAGCGCCCTCGACGAATCCTGTGCCGCGATCGCGTGA
- a CDS encoding FAD-dependent oxidoreductase — protein sequence MVPSHARVVIVGGGIMGCSLLYHLAKEGWHDCVLIEKAELTSGSTWHAAGQITHSTSSYALGKMAGYGIELYKRIEEETEQSVSFHDCGSLRLAYTADELDWLKHTMSVGATLDHPMEIIGVDEIRALHPFYNLEGVRAALHTPADGHVDPAGATHALARGARNLGAKIIRHNRVTNIAKRPDGGWRVSTEQGEIACEIVVNAGGTYAKQIGAWVGLNLPITCMTHHYLVTDTVTEFEGLDHELPVVRDDRMVSGYVRMEQKSGLIGIYEKANPNTVWLEGTPWEAEHELFEPDYDRISPWLENALERMPVLADKGIKRAVHGAITHPPDGNMLLGPAPGLCDFWCCCGSQIGIAWGPGAGKFLAQWMVHGAAEINMREFDPRRYGDFADAGYAVAKAKEDYLLRHEIPFPGLNRTEGRPVKTSPLYDRLLAEGAVYEEIFGWERPRWFAHDGVPQRDMHSFRRTVWHDCVAREIDAVRNRLGVMDLSSFAKIEVSGPDAGTFVDRVIANRTPVKAGRLVLTHILNEKGTIEAETTVIKIGDDRFYFVFAAFSELRVFDWLNQHRHDDEEISIVNASEIYGALALQGPLARDVLRRVCQAPLDNESFPWLTAQTVEIAGAPLRALRMSYSGELGWELHMPMDRLPAVYDALWQAGSSLGIANYGSYAMNSMRLEKGFKGAHELTTEVTLPEADVMRFVKLDKDFIGRNATERSMNGDLPWICTYLAIDTEDADCHGSEAVFKNGHKIGAVSSGGYGHHVGETLAFAYLDPAMAEPGAELEVMILGERRPARILAEPAYDPRNSRPRS from the coding sequence ATGGTCCCAAGCCATGCCAGGGTGGTCATCGTCGGCGGCGGAATCATGGGCTGCAGTCTGCTCTACCACCTGGCCAAGGAAGGGTGGCACGACTGCGTCTTGATCGAAAAGGCCGAGCTGACCTCAGGCTCGACCTGGCATGCCGCCGGCCAGATCACGCATTCGACCTCGAGCTACGCCCTCGGCAAGATGGCCGGTTACGGCATCGAACTTTATAAACGCATCGAAGAGGAAACCGAGCAATCGGTCAGCTTTCATGACTGCGGATCGCTGCGTCTGGCCTATACCGCGGACGAACTCGATTGGCTGAAACATACGATGAGCGTCGGCGCGACACTCGATCATCCGATGGAGATTATTGGCGTCGACGAGATTCGAGCGCTCCACCCATTCTATAACCTGGAGGGCGTCCGCGCTGCGCTACACACACCGGCCGACGGTCATGTCGACCCGGCCGGCGCGACCCATGCTCTGGCGCGCGGTGCGCGCAATCTCGGCGCAAAGATCATCCGTCACAATCGCGTCACGAATATCGCCAAGCGGCCCGACGGCGGATGGCGTGTCTCGACCGAACAGGGCGAAATTGCCTGCGAGATCGTCGTCAACGCCGGCGGAACCTACGCCAAGCAGATCGGCGCCTGGGTCGGACTGAACCTGCCGATTACCTGCATGACCCACCACTACCTGGTTACCGACACGGTTACCGAATTCGAAGGCCTTGATCATGAACTGCCCGTCGTCCGCGACGATCGCATGGTTTCGGGCTATGTCCGCATGGAGCAGAAGTCGGGGCTGATCGGTATTTACGAGAAAGCCAATCCGAACACGGTGTGGCTCGAAGGGACGCCATGGGAGGCGGAACACGAACTGTTCGAGCCCGACTATGACCGCATCTCGCCATGGCTCGAAAATGCGCTCGAACGCATGCCGGTGCTCGCCGACAAGGGTATCAAGCGGGCGGTTCACGGCGCCATCACCCACCCGCCGGACGGGAATATGCTGCTCGGCCCGGCTCCCGGTCTTTGCGATTTCTGGTGCTGCTGCGGATCCCAGATCGGCATCGCCTGGGGGCCCGGTGCCGGCAAGTTCCTGGCGCAATGGATGGTCCATGGGGCGGCGGAGATCAACATGCGCGAATTCGACCCGCGTCGCTACGGCGATTTTGCCGACGCCGGCTATGCGGTCGCAAAGGCGAAGGAAGACTATCTGCTTCGCCACGAGATTCCGTTCCCGGGCCTCAACCGAACCGAGGGGCGGCCGGTCAAGACCAGCCCGCTCTATGACCGACTACTGGCGGAAGGGGCGGTTTACGAGGAAATATTCGGCTGGGAGCGACCGCGCTGGTTCGCCCATGATGGCGTTCCGCAGCGCGATATGCATTCGTTCCGACGCACGGTGTGGCACGATTGCGTGGCTCGCGAGATCGATGCCGTACGCAATCGACTCGGTGTTATGGACCTATCCTCGTTCGCGAAGATCGAGGTCTCGGGGCCGGATGCTGGGACTTTCGTCGATCGTGTCATCGCCAATCGAACGCCAGTCAAGGCAGGACGCTTGGTGCTCACCCATATCCTCAATGAAAAAGGCACCATCGAAGCCGAAACAACAGTGATCAAAATCGGCGACGATCGATTCTATTTCGTGTTTGCCGCCTTTTCGGAGCTTCGTGTCTTCGATTGGCTCAACCAGCACAGGCACGACGATGAAGAGATATCGATCGTCAACGCGTCCGAGATCTATGGCGCGCTTGCGTTACAGGGACCGCTCGCCCGCGATGTCCTGCGACGGGTCTGTCAAGCGCCGCTGGATAATGAAAGCTTCCCGTGGCTCACCGCCCAGACGGTCGAGATTGCCGGCGCTCCGTTGCGCGCGCTGCGAATGTCCTATTCCGGGGAACTCGGCTGGGAACTCCACATGCCGATGGACCGGTTGCCGGCGGTCTATGATGCGCTGTGGCAGGCCGGTTCTTCGCTTGGTATCGCCAACTATGGCTCCTATGCGATGAATTCGATGCGCCTGGAGAAGGGCTTCAAGGGCGCCCACGAATTGACCACCGAGGTAACGTTGCCCGAAGCCGATGTCATGCGCTTCGTCAAACTCGATAAGGATTTTATCGGCCGAAACGCGACGGAGCGGAGCATGAATGGCGACCTGCCTTGGATCTGTACCTATCTGGCCATCGACACGGAAGATGCCGATTGCCACGGTTCGGAGGCGGTCTTCAAGAACGGCCACAAGATCGGCGCCGTCAGTTCCGGCGGCTATGGCCATCATGTCGGCGAGACTCTCGCCTTCGCCTATCTGGATCCCGCCATGGCCGAACCCGGTGCCGAGCTCGAAGTCATGATTCTCGGCGAACGCCGTCCGGCGCGGATTCTCGCCGAACCCGCTTATGATCCCCGGAATTCGCGCCCACGCAGCTGA
- a CDS encoding MurR/RpiR family transcriptional regulator has product MNDTDVPYTGDPHLTAPVLGRIVDGLSAMSPQLRKAAQYVLDNPTDVGVSSIREIAIAAQVKPNTLVRMARAVGFDGYDDMRAPFREALRTGRESFPDRARWLQSIARGERFGGLMRDMAASVLANVEALYAGIDAAAMKGAADRIVAARHTYVLGLGVSHALAHNIAYLAHMALDSVTAIPRDGSLPVDDLVTAGRHDVLIAMTFAPYRSEVVSAVEMAKEQGMAIIAVTDSLGSPIALGADHAFVVPTETPQFFTSTVAAAALLETLVAFVVAEAGTGAVRNIERMHDRRQRLGVYY; this is encoded by the coding sequence ATGAATGATACGGATGTACCATACACCGGTGACCCTCATCTGACCGCACCGGTTCTTGGTCGGATCGTCGATGGTCTGTCGGCGATGAGCCCGCAACTGCGCAAAGCCGCGCAGTACGTCCTCGACAATCCGACCGATGTGGGTGTGAGCTCGATCCGCGAAATCGCGATTGCGGCCCAAGTCAAGCCGAATACGCTGGTTCGCATGGCGCGCGCCGTCGGTTTTGATGGTTACGACGACATGCGCGCGCCGTTCCGCGAGGCGTTGAGGACGGGCCGGGAATCGTTTCCTGACCGGGCTCGCTGGCTGCAGTCGATAGCGAGAGGGGAGCGGTTTGGTGGCCTCATGCGCGATATGGCGGCGTCCGTGCTGGCCAATGTCGAGGCGTTGTACGCCGGTATCGACGCCGCCGCGATGAAGGGAGCCGCCGATCGCATCGTCGCCGCGCGGCATACCTATGTGCTGGGACTCGGAGTCTCTCATGCACTGGCTCACAACATCGCCTATCTAGCCCACATGGCGCTTGACAGCGTTACGGCTATCCCCCGCGATGGCAGCCTGCCGGTCGACGATCTCGTCACCGCCGGTCGGCACGACGTCTTGATCGCCATGACCTTTGCACCATACCGAAGCGAAGTCGTATCAGCCGTCGAGATGGCGAAAGAACAAGGCATGGCGATCATTGCCGTGACCGATAGCCTGGGGTCCCCGATCGCGCTTGGCGCCGATCATGCATTCGTGGTCCCGACCGAAACGCCACAATTCTTCACCTCCACGGTCGCCGCCGCGGCTTTGCTCGAAACCCTGGTCGCATTCGTCGTCGCGGAGGCCGGTACCGGCGCCGTTCGCAACATCGAGCGGATGCACGACCGCCGCCAACGGCTCGGCGTGTACTATTAG
- a CDS encoding aromatic ring-hydroxylating dioxygenase subunit alpha, translated as MNRKAGAAKTDGLIRGLEPAYYTDPAIFERERERIFYRTWQHACHVSDVESSGDYVVFEIADQSLFVIRDGEGGLRCFYNVCQHRAHHLLQGAGTCRKIVCPYHAWAYELDGRLVGAPNSKAVPGFDVSEICLSEVGLEVFCGFVFVNLDRNAAPMDMWYPGARAALQARVPKVDQYSPIWTHEAEELCNWKVAVENYNECYHCKHVHRAFTTGVIDPLSVDIVPDGYTLRHSGRAAVGDSVAYEFDDAAYGAIYFWPTMSVQIYPGRVVNTYYWRTNTYDLTIVYRSWLTLNGNSDPETMGIAEIDRDTTFAEDIPLVNSVQRGLASRGYRPGPLIIDPAGGVASELSVHTFHNWVREALDEA; from the coding sequence ATGAACCGCAAGGCAGGCGCCGCGAAGACCGATGGGCTGATCCGCGGACTCGAACCGGCCTACTACACGGATCCGGCGATTTTCGAACGCGAGAGAGAGCGTATCTTCTATCGCACCTGGCAGCACGCGTGCCATGTCAGCGACGTCGAATCCTCCGGCGACTATGTGGTCTTCGAAATCGCCGACCAAAGCCTCTTCGTTATTCGCGACGGTGAGGGTGGTCTGCGCTGCTTCTATAATGTCTGCCAGCATCGCGCCCACCATTTGTTGCAGGGCGCCGGCACCTGCCGCAAGATCGTTTGCCCCTATCATGCCTGGGCCTATGAGCTCGACGGCCGTCTTGTCGGTGCTCCCAATTCAAAAGCCGTACCGGGTTTTGATGTTAGTGAGATATGTCTATCCGAAGTCGGGCTGGAGGTGTTTTGCGGATTTGTCTTCGTCAATCTCGATCGAAACGCCGCGCCCATGGATATGTGGTATCCGGGTGCGCGCGCAGCATTGCAGGCACGGGTCCCCAAGGTCGACCAATACAGCCCCATATGGACACATGAGGCGGAGGAGCTCTGCAACTGGAAAGTCGCGGTTGAAAACTACAACGAGTGCTATCACTGCAAGCACGTGCACCGCGCCTTCACCACCGGCGTTATCGATCCGTTATCGGTCGATATCGTCCCGGATGGGTACACCCTGAGACATAGCGGCCGCGCCGCCGTTGGCGACTCGGTTGCCTACGAATTCGACGATGCGGCCTATGGAGCGATCTATTTCTGGCCCACCATGTCGGTGCAGATCTACCCTGGCAGGGTCGTTAACACGTACTATTGGAGAACAAATACATACGATTTAACAATAGTATATAGGAGTTGGTTAACGCTAAATGGAAACTCGGATCCTGAAACAATGGGGATCGCGGAAATCGATCGCGACACGACTTTCGCCGAGGACATACCGCTGGTCAATTCGGTCCAGCGCGGCTTGGCCAGCCGCGGTTACCGGCCGGGTCCCCTGATCATCGATCCGGCCGGTGGGGTGGCCAGCGAACTGTCGGTGCACACTTTTCACAACTGGGTCCGCGAGGCTTTGGACGAGGCCTAA
- a CDS encoding glycosyltransferase family 4 protein: MSKFDPLDILFVGAVRPSIDGDAVCGTELINILAQRGHRVRAVAPRSQSAGDDDLANDAELHPGVLLERLRSDAIELIYAPSWLIYEACQAEIEATLRRLITVRQPDVLMVGSPRCAAGVGEIAERVGIPWLCWAHGEFETADIDGFDSTIRDRISTEVITADRVVSCARHHGEWLARRGFTRITTIPNGIDVANFAPAPKNLELLAQMSLNSDQIVIGHISRLDENKRPRDIIRSAANVARSEPRIRYVIVGGRAQIPALREDCRRNAVDDKFRFIEWQDYSRIPDLVRLADIMVMPSSIECMNRVYLETQASGRVLLASDIVAAREVVVDDRTGVLFRAGDIADLTAKIVSLARDAKRRERIGKSARAYAESAHDIQSTATRFEYVLAEIAENRKRDPAIAHASA; the protein is encoded by the coding sequence ATGAGTAAATTCGACCCACTGGATATACTCTTTGTCGGCGCGGTGAGACCGTCAATTGACGGCGACGCGGTCTGCGGCACCGAACTCATCAACATTCTCGCGCAACGAGGGCATCGTGTTCGTGCGGTGGCGCCGCGGTCGCAGTCGGCCGGCGATGACGATTTGGCGAACGATGCCGAGCTTCATCCTGGGGTCTTGCTTGAGCGCTTGAGGTCGGACGCGATCGAATTGATCTATGCACCGTCCTGGTTAATATACGAGGCCTGCCAAGCAGAGATCGAAGCCACGCTGCGCCGATTGATAACCGTACGCCAACCGGATGTGCTCATGGTCGGGTCCCCGCGCTGCGCAGCCGGGGTCGGTGAGATTGCCGAACGGGTTGGGATCCCATGGCTTTGTTGGGCCCATGGCGAGTTCGAGACGGCCGACATAGACGGGTTCGACTCCACCATACGAGACCGGATCTCGACGGAAGTGATCACGGCCGATCGCGTTGTCTCCTGCGCCCGACACCATGGCGAATGGCTGGCGAGGCGGGGATTCACACGGATCACCACTATCCCCAACGGGATCGACGTTGCGAATTTTGCTCCGGCGCCGAAAAACCTAGAGCTGTTGGCACAAATGAGCCTCAACTCCGACCAAATTGTAATCGGTCATATTTCGCGACTGGACGAAAACAAGCGTCCACGCGATATCATCCGGTCCGCGGCGAACGTGGCCCGAAGCGAGCCCCGGATTCGTTACGTCATCGTGGGCGGGCGGGCGCAAATTCCCGCGCTTAGGGAAGATTGTCGACGGAACGCCGTCGACGACAAATTCCGCTTCATCGAATGGCAGGACTATTCGCGCATACCCGATCTTGTTCGCCTTGCGGACATAATGGTCATGCCGTCATCCATCGAGTGCATGAACCGTGTCTATTTGGAAACCCAGGCCAGTGGGCGGGTCTTGCTCGCCAGCGACATCGTGGCCGCACGCGAGGTTGTGGTGGACGATCGGACGGGCGTTCTGTTTCGTGCCGGGGACATCGCCGACCTCACAGCCAAGATTGTCTCGCTGGCAAGAGATGCCAAGCGCCGTGAGCGTATTGGAAAATCGGCGCGCGCTTATGCCGAATCGGCACACGACATCCAATCCACCGCGACGCGCTTCGAATATGTGCTGGCCGAGATTGCCGAAAACAGGAAACGCGACCCGGCAATCGCCCACGCATCGGCCTGA
- a CDS encoding GlxA family transcriptional regulator, with protein sequence MTHLFDGTPSNPFQEIGFLLVPEFSNICFASTLEPLRATNRMADQALYRWRLYTTEGESVAASSGFRIAVDGPLTTAACPPVLFVIASFNPDHACTPRLIGILRHLSRRGTQFGGLDTGSHILARAGLLDGYKATIHWEDLTTFGEAFPNVEVLPDRYVIDRNRFTAGGGTTSLDLMLHLVRVQHGLRLALDTAGQLIYGHDMPSTDPQHSVSIQQLEISSPPLARAIELMESQIEEPVTVANIARRVDANQRDLERLFKKYLMTTPMRYYLDLRLRLAHRMLRQTKWTVAEIAVRCGFNSASALARAFRARFNLSPTAARRP encoded by the coding sequence ATGACCCATCTATTCGATGGCACACCAAGCAATCCCTTCCAAGAAATCGGATTCTTGCTGGTTCCGGAATTCTCCAATATCTGCTTTGCGTCGACGCTCGAGCCCTTGCGGGCAACCAACCGGATGGCGGATCAAGCGCTTTATCGCTGGCGCTTGTACACAACGGAAGGCGAAAGCGTTGCGGCCAGCAGCGGATTTCGGATTGCGGTCGACGGACCGCTGACCACCGCGGCATGTCCACCAGTATTGTTCGTCATCGCGAGCTTCAACCCGGACCACGCGTGTACGCCTCGCCTGATTGGAATACTTCGGCACCTGTCGCGCCGCGGCACGCAATTCGGCGGCCTCGACACCGGCAGCCATATCCTGGCGAGAGCCGGTCTGCTCGATGGCTACAAGGCGACCATACATTGGGAAGATCTCACCACCTTCGGCGAGGCATTCCCGAATGTCGAGGTGTTGCCCGATCGCTACGTGATCGACCGCAATCGGTTTACGGCCGGCGGCGGGACGACGAGTCTCGATCTCATGCTCCATTTGGTACGCGTGCAGCACGGCCTCCGCCTGGCACTCGACACGGCGGGCCAGCTCATCTACGGCCATGACATGCCGTCGACCGATCCTCAGCACAGTGTGTCCATCCAACAGCTCGAGATCAGCAGCCCGCCACTAGCCAGGGCAATCGAGCTCATGGAATCGCAGATCGAGGAACCGGTCACCGTGGCGAACATCGCGAGGCGGGTCGACGCCAATCAGCGTGACCTGGAGCGGCTGTTCAAGAAATATCTCATGACAACGCCGATGCGATATTACCTGGATCTCAGGCTTCGGCTCGCTCACCGCATGTTGCGTCAAACCAAATGGACGGTGGCCGAAATCGCCGTGCGCTGCGGGTTCAATTCCGCCTCGGCTTTGGCCCGCGCCTTCCGGGCCCGTTTCAACCTTTCGCCGACGGCGGCACGGCGGCCTTAG
- a CDS encoding 3-keto-5-aminohexanoate cleavage protein — MNWDVFITCAVTGAGDTFGKHPDLPVTPAQIASAALEAASAGAAIAHCHVRDPATGQGSRDVALYREVVERIRESDTDVVINLTAGMGGDLYVGTEGVKDTPADGTDLVGPIERLAHIEELTPEICTLDCGSLNFGDGSMVYISPPSYLRKGAQRIRELGVKPELEIFDTGHLWFVNQMVSEGLVDAPPMIQLCLGIPYGAPADTTTMKSMVDNLPTDCVWSGFGIGRMQMPMVAQAALLGGNVRVGLEDNLYLERGVFASNGQLVEKAQAILERMGANVLTPDQARQKLGLRKT, encoded by the coding sequence ATGAACTGGGATGTCTTCATTACCTGCGCCGTCACCGGTGCCGGCGATACGTTCGGCAAACACCCCGATCTTCCGGTAACCCCGGCACAGATCGCATCGGCGGCGCTCGAGGCGGCAAGTGCCGGCGCGGCCATCGCGCATTGCCATGTGCGTGATCCGGCGACCGGGCAGGGAAGTCGAGACGTCGCGCTCTACCGGGAAGTCGTCGAGCGCATTCGAGAAAGCGATACGGATGTGGTGATCAACTTGACTGCCGGCATGGGCGGCGACCTCTATGTCGGCACCGAAGGGGTCAAGGATACGCCGGCGGATGGAACCGACCTTGTGGGCCCAATCGAGCGCCTAGCCCATATCGAGGAATTGACGCCGGAGATTTGCACGTTGGATTGCGGGAGTCTCAATTTCGGCGATGGCAGCATGGTCTATATTTCCCCGCCGTCATATCTTCGGAAGGGCGCTCAGCGGATTCGGGAATTGGGCGTCAAACCGGAGCTTGAAATCTTCGATACCGGTCATCTGTGGTTTGTCAATCAGATGGTCTCGGAGGGTCTCGTCGATGCTCCGCCGATGATTCAGCTTTGCCTCGGGATCCCCTATGGTGCACCGGCGGACACGACGACAATGAAATCGATGGTCGACAATCTGCCGACCGATTGCGTGTGGAGCGGTTTCGGCATCGGCCGCATGCAGATGCCGATGGTGGCCCAGGCCGCGCTGCTTGGCGGCAATGTCCGTGTCGGCCTCGAAGACAATCTGTATCTCGAACGCGGTGTGTTCGCATCAAACGGTCAGCTCGTCGAAAAGGCGCAGGCAATTCTCGAACGCATGGGTGCGAACGTGCTGACACCGGATCAGGCGCGTCAGAAGCTGGGCTTGCGCAAGACCTGA